In Paludibaculum fermentans, the genomic stretch CCCGAAAAGCCTCCCCCCAGCCTTACCCCCGTCGGAGCCGCAGGCGAAGGCGGGGGCCCGCCCCAACCCAGCGACAATCCGAACCCCAACCCAAACCATCCCAACAGCCTCCGCCCACCCAGCCCCAACCACCACAACGGCTCCCCCAGCCTTACCCCCGTCAGAGCCGCAGGCGAAGGCGGGGGCCCGCCCCAACCCAGCGGCAATCCGAACCTCAACCCAAACCATCCCAACAACCTCCCCTCACCCAACCGCCACAACCACCACAGCCGCCCCCTCGAACCGAGCCTCCGCCCACCTCCATCCGCCCACCTCCACCTTGAAAAACCGCCCGGACCCTGGCATAGTAATCCAGCCCCACCCAATCACTGGAAATCACCCAATGCCGCAGGACCTCGACCACCTCCAGGGCACCTGGCTCGTCACCTCCCTCGAACTCGACGGCCAGAGCCTGCCCGAAAGCCTCCACGCCGAGGCGCGCATCACCGTCACCGGCCCTCGCTTCCAAAGCACCGGCATGGGAGCCGTCTACGAAGGCACCCTCCGTCTCGACGAAACCCAGACGCCCGCCCATCTCGACATGCACTTCGAGGCCGGTCCGGAAACTGGCAACACGAACCTCGCCATCTACGAACTCGCTGGAGCCACCTGGCGTCTCTGCCTCGCCACCCGAGGCAACACCCGACCCACGTCCTTCGCGACAACCCCAGGCAGCGGCATCGCCCTGGAAACCCTCACGAGAGACACACCAGGCGCATCCGCCAGACAACCAGCCGAAGCCACCCCCGTCCCCGAACCGAGCCCCTCCGCCGGAGAGCCCGTCACGGAGCTCGGCGGCAAATGGACCATGGTCTCCGGCATCGTCGACGGCAAGCAGTTGGACCCCTCCACGGCCGGCTTCGTCAAACGCGTCACGCAAGGCAGCAAAACGACGATCTCCGCCGGCCCCCAGACCATGCTGCAGTTTGAGTTCACAGCCGATCCCTCCGCCAGTCCGAAGGCCATCGACTACCGCCACACAGCCGGCCCCATCAAGGGCAAAACCCAGCTCGGAATCTACGAATTCGAGGGCGCTCTCCTCCGGATCCACATGGCCGCGGCAGGAGAAGCAAGACCCACGGAATTCACCCCGCCGCCAGGCAGCAAATCCTCATTTACAATCTGGAAAAAGGCCTGACAGCCCGAGTCCGAGCCCCAGCCCCGACCCA encodes the following:
- a CDS encoding TIGR03067 domain-containing protein, translated to MPQDLDHLQGTWLVTSLELDGQSLPESLHAEARITVTGPRFQSTGMGAVYEGTLRLDETQTPAHLDMHFEAGPETGNTNLAIYELAGATWRLCLATRGNTRPTSFATTPGSGIALETLTRDTPGASARQPAEATPVPEPSPSAGEPVTELGGKWTMVSGIVDGKQLDPSTAGFVKRVTQGSKTTISAGPQTMLQFEFTADPSASPKAIDYRHTAGPIKGKTQLGIYEFEGALLRIHMAAAGEARPTEFTPPPGSKSSFTIWKKA